Proteins from a genomic interval of Onychostoma macrolepis isolate SWU-2019 chromosome 17, ASM1243209v1, whole genome shotgun sequence:
- the dnajc5gb gene encoding dnaJ (Hsp40) homolog, subfamily C, member 5 gamma b, whose product MADTSPQRPQRKLSRAGESLYETLGLPKGASSEDIKKAYRKLALKYHPDKNPNNPEAAEKFKEINNANTILNDDTKRQIYDQYGSMGLYIADQFGEESVKYYFLVSKCWFKTLMALGMIFTCCCCCCCCCLCCGKCGSSENEEHFHYVDPDELEAEMSEEQNRGNDTVITGQPIPSPAPGNSGSTVIVGMPIPAHSDGDTSVLITSDVHVAQE is encoded by the exons ATGGCAGATACAAGCCCTCAGCGCCCTCAGCGCAAGCTGTCCCGAGCTGGAGAAAGTTTATACGAGACATTAGGCTTGCCGAAAGGAGCTTCATCTGAAGATATTAAGAAAGCATACAG GAAACTGGCACTGAAGTATCACCCAGACAAGAACCCCAACAACCCTGAAGCGGCAGAGAAGTTCAAAGAGATCAACAATGCCAACACCATCCTCAACGACGACACCAAACGACAGATCTACGACCAGTATGGCTCCATGGGTCTCTACATCGCAGACCAGTTCGGAGAAGAGAGCGTTAAATACTACTTCCTCGTGTCCAAATGCTGGTTTAAG ACACTCATGGCATTGGGAATGATCTTcacatgctgctgctgctgttgctgctgctgtttgtGTTGTGGTAAATGTGGCAGTTCAGAGAACGAAGAACATTTTCACTATGTGGATCCAGATGAGCTGGAGGCGGAGATGTCAGAGGAGCAGAACAGAG gCAATGACACAGTAATAACAGGACAGCCTATTCCCAGTCCAGCACCTGGAAATTCAG GAAGCACTGTGATTGTAGGAATGCCCATTCCTGCCCACTCAG ATGGAGACACTTCTGTACTGATCACTTCAGACGTACATGTGGCACAAGAGTAG